The following proteins come from a genomic window of Miscanthus floridulus cultivar M001 chromosome 2, ASM1932011v1, whole genome shotgun sequence:
- the LOC136538901 gene encoding cortical cell-delineating protein-like, whose translation MPAQNKCAPAEHIRYIMAASASRGAAAAAALVVVLAVVNCFALLASAHYTNCPPPPPPPCPPAPSSGGGGVGCPRDALKLGVCANVLGLIKAKVGLPPTEPCCPLLDGLVDLEAAVCLCTAIKANVLGIHLNLPIDLTLLLNHCGKTAPKAFYCGTA comes from the coding sequence ATGCCGGCCCAAAATAAGTGTGCACCAGCTGAGCATATAAGATATATAAtggcggcgtcggcgtcgagaggagcggcggcggcggcggctctggtggtggtgctcgccgtAGTCAACTGCTTTGCGCTCTTAGCGTCGGCGCACTACACCAActgcccgccgccgcctccaccgccatGCCCTCCGGCcccaagcagcggcggcggcggggtggggTGCCCCCGGGACGCGCTGAAGCTGGGCGTGTGCGCCAACGTGCTGGGCCTCATCAAGGCCAAGGTGGGGCTGCCGCCCACGGAGCCTTGCTGCCCGCTGCTGGACGGCCTCGTCGATCTGGAGGCCGCCGTCTGCCTCTGCACCGCTATCAAGGCTAACGTCCTGGGCATCCACCTCAACCTCCCCATCGACCTCACCCTCCTCCTCAACCACTGCGGCAAGACCGCCCCCAAAGCCTTCTACTGTGGCACCGCCTAA